The Felis catus isolate Fca126 chromosome X, F.catus_Fca126_mat1.0, whole genome shotgun sequence genome includes a region encoding these proteins:
- the RBM10 gene encoding RNA-binding protein 10 isoform X8: MYHAPFVSLILCKSGAERRDWIRGQLQSHGVQAREVRLMRNKSSGQSRGFAFVEFSHLQDATRWMEANQHSLNILGQKVSMHYSDPKPKINEDWLCNKCGVQNFKRREKCFKCGVPKSEAEQKLPLGARLDQQTLPLGGRELSQGLLPLPQPYQAQGVLASQALSQGSEPSSENANDTIILRNLNPHSTMDSILGALAPYAVLSSSNVRVIKDKQTQLNRGFAFIQLSTIVEAAQLLQILQALHPPLTIDGKTINVEFAKGSKRDMASNEGSRINAASVASTAIAAAQWAISQASQGGEGAWATPEEPPVDYSYYQQDEGYGGSQGTESSLYAHGYLKGTKGPGITGTKGDPAGAGPEASLEPGTDSVSLQAFSRAQPGAAPGIYQQSAEASGSQGAAANSQSYTIMSPAVLKSELQSPTHPSAALPPATSPTAQESYNQYPVPDVSTYQYDETSGYYYDPQTGLYYDPNSQYYYNAQSQQYLYWDGERRTYVPALEQSADGHKETGAPSKEGKEKKEKHKTKTAQQIAKDMERWARSLNKQKENFKNSFQPISSLRDDERRESATADAGYAILEKKGALAERQHTSMDLPKLASDDRPSPPRGLVAAYSGESDSEEEQERGGPEREEKLTDWQKLACLLCRRQFPSKEALIRHQQLSGLHKQNLEIHRRAHLSENELEALEKNDMEQMKYRDRAAERREKYGIPEPPEPKRRKYGGMSAASVDFEQPTRDGLGSDNIGSRMLQAMGWKEGSGLGRKKQGIVTPIEAQTRVRGSGLGARGSSYGVTSTESYKETLHKTMVTRFNEAQ; encoded by the exons ATGTACCATGCCCCCTTCGTTTCCCTCATTCTCTGCAAGTCTGGGGCCGAGCGCCGAGACTGG ATCCGGGGCCAGCTGCAGTCCCACGGAGTGCAAGCGCGGGAGGTCCGGCTGATGCGGAACAAATCCTCAG GTCAGAGCCGGGGCTTCGCCTTCGTCGAGTTTAGTCACTTGCAGGACGCTACACGATGGATGGAAGCCAATCAG CACTCCCTCAACATCCTGGGCCAGAAGGTGTCCATGCACTACAGCGACCCCAAGCCCAAGATCAATGAGGACTGGCTGTGTAATAAG TGTGGCGTCCAGAACTTCAAACGCCGTGAGAAGTGCTTCAAATGTGGTGTGCCCAAGTCAG aggcagagcagaagCTGCCCCTGGGCGCAAGGCTGGATCAGCAGACGCTGCCTCTGGGTGGACGGGAGCTAAGCCAGGGCCTGCTCCCCCTGCCTCAGCCCTACCAGGCCCAGGGAGTGCTGGCCTCCCAAGCCCTGTCACAGGGCTCGGAGCCAAGCTCAGAGAACGCCAATGACA CCATCATTTTGCGCAACCTGAACCCACACAGCACCATGGACTCCATCCTGGGGGCCCTGGCACCCTATGCGGTGCTGTCCTCCTCCAACGTACGCGTCATCAAGGACAAGCAGACCCAACTGAATCGCGGCTTCGCCTTCATCCAGCTCTCCACCATCGTG gaaGCAGCCCAGCTACTGCAGATCCTACAGGCCCTGCACCCACCGCTCACCATCGACGGCAAGACCATCAACGTTGAGTTCGCCAAGGGTTCTAAGAG GGACATGGCCTCCAATGAAGGCAGCCGCATCAATGCTGCCTCTGTGGCCAGCACTGCCATTGCTGCGGCCCAGTGGGCCATCTCACAG gcctcccagggtggggagggtgcctgggCCACCCCCGAGGAGCCACCGGTCGACTACAGCTACTACCAACAGGATGAGGGCTATGGCGGCAGCCAGGGCACAGAGTCCTCCCTCTATGCCCATGGCTACCTCAAGGGCACCAAGGGCCCCGGCATCACTGGAACCAAAGGGGACCCAGCTGGAGCAG GTCCTGAGGCCTCCCTGGAGCCTGGGACAGACTCTGTGTCACTGCAGGCTTTCTCCCGTGCCCAGCCTGGTGCCGCACCTGGCATCTACCAGCAATCAGCCGAGGCGAGCGGCAGCCAGGGCGCCGCTGCCAACAGCCAG TCATACACCATCATGTCACCCGCTGTGCTCAAATCTGAGCTCCAGAGCCCTACCCATCCCAGCGCTGCCCTGCCACCAGCCACCAGCCCCACTGCCCAGGAGTCCTACAACCAGTACC ctgttCCGGACGTGTCTACTTACCAGTACGACGAGACCTCTGGCTACTACTATGACCCCCAGACTGGCCTCTACTATGACCCCAACTCCCAG tatTATTACAACGCGCAGAGCCAGCAGTACCTGTACTGGGACGGGGAGAGACGGACCTACGTCCCTGCGCTGGAACAGTCAGCCGACGGGCATAAGGAGACGGGGGCCCCCTCGAAAGAGggtaaagaaaagaaggagaagcacAAGACCAAGACAGCCCAACAG ATTGCCAAGGACATGGAACGCTGGGCCCGCAGCCTcaacaagcaaaaagaaaacttcaaaaacagCTTCCAGCCCATCAGCTCCCTGAGAGACGATGAAAGGCGGGAATCAGCTACCGCAGATGCTGGCTATGCCATCCTCGAGAAGAAG GGAGCACTAGCTGAAAGACAGCACACCAGCATGGACCTCCCAAAACTGGCCAGCGATGACCGCCCA AGCCCACCTCGGGGCCTCGTGGCAGCCTACAGCGGGGAGAGTGACAGCGAGGAGGAGCAGGAGCGCGGGGGTCCGGAACGGGAGGAGAAGCTCACTGACTGGCAGAAGCTGGCCTGTCTGCTCTGCCGGCGCCAGTTCCCCAGCAAGGAGGCGCTCATCCGCCACCAGCAGCTCTCTGGGCTACACAAG CAAAACCTTGAGATTCACCGACGAGCGCACCTGTCGGAAAATGAGCTGGAAGCACTGGAGAAGAACGACATGGAG CAAATGAAGTACCGGGACCGTGCAGCTGAACGCAGAGAGAAGTACGGCATCCCTGAGCCACCGGAGCCCAAGCGGAGGAAGTACGGCGGCATGTCTGCAGCTTCTGT GGACTTTGAGCAGCCCACACGGGATGGGCTGGGCAGCGACAACATTGGCAGTCGTATGCTCCAGGCCATGGGCTGGAAAGAAGGTAGTGGCCTGGGCCGGAAGAAGCAGGGCATCGTGACGCCCATTGAG GCCCAGACACGGGTGCGGGGTTCCGGCTTGGGGGCCCGAGGCAGCTCCTACGGGGTCACCTCAACCGAGTCCTACAAGGAGACACTGCACAAGACAATGGTGACCCGCTTCAACGAGGCCCAGTGA